Proteins from one Cryptomeria japonica chromosome 4, Sugi_1.0, whole genome shotgun sequence genomic window:
- the LOC131049014 gene encoding probable beta-D-xylosidase 5: MTLPEKVGQMGSTSTGVPRLGLPKYEWWSEGLHGVSNTGHGVVFDQRVPGATSFPLVILSAASFNESLWRIMGETVSTEARGMRNSGTAGLTYWSPNINLLRDPRWGRAQETPGEDPLVVSRYAVNYVRGLQDTSNNSSNMLKVASCCKHYTAYDLDAWKGIDRFHFDAEVTQQDMLDTFQPPFEACIREGAGSSAMCSFNKINGIPSCADPQLLKNTVRGEWNLNGYIVADCDSIQVLFESQMYVKTPEDAVAYVLRSGLDLDCGHYYTNYLLPAVVKGKVKESDIDRALVYTYTTLMRLGFFDGSKEYASLGAKDVCTPEHQELAVEAARQSIVLLKNDGSLPLSTSNITTLAVIGPNANATQVMIGNYAGIPCKYTSPIDGLEKYAKIDYKPGCYDVACGDTSLIPSAVEASRKADATVLVVGYDLTFEAEGNDREDLLLPGQQQKLVAQVASASKGPVILVVMTGSAVDISFAQKSSNIAGILWVGYPGQGGGDAIAQLIFGTHSPGGRLPMTWYPNQYAEIVNMTNMHMRADLATQYPGRTYRFYTGNTLYPFGYGLSYTSFEYTIKSPSSQFLKVHLPKNQKCYSLFESLGEPVSNCPSIRLEDESSKKLCKDLEVEIQVEIKNNGTRDGSEVVLLYVVPPSGLGGAPVKQLIAFQRVFLTVGNSKVVVMKINACDSLGLVDNAGYKILPAGTHTLMIGQDSTNVIATFLPTSPLIVV; this comes from the exons ATGACTTTGCCAGAAAAAGTTGGACAGATGGGCAGCACTTCGACTGGAGTGCCCAGGTTGGGGCTTCCCAAATATGAATGGTGGTCAGAGGGGCTGCATGGTGTTTCGAACACAGGACATGGTGTTGTGTTCGACCAGCGCGTGCCTGGTGCCACTAGCTTTCCTCTTGTCATTCTTAGTGCAGCTTCGTTTAATGAAAGTCTCTGGAGAATCATGGGAGAG ACTGTGTCAACTGAGGCAAGGGGCATGCGCAATTCAGGAACTGCAGGGCTGACTTATTGGAGTCCTAACATAAACCTTCTAAGAGATCCTCGATGGGGTCGAGCCCAAGAAACTCCAGGAGAGGATCCCCTTGTGGTTAGCAGATATGCTGTCAACTATGTTAGAGGTTTGCAAGATACCAGCAATAACTCCTCCAATATGCTTAAGGTTGCTTCCTGTTGCAAGCATTATACTGCTTATGATCTTGATGCTTGGAAAGGCATTGACCGCTTCCATTTTGATGCAGAG GTGACTCAACAGGATATGCTAGATACATTCCAACCACCATTTGAGGCTTGTATAAGGGAGGGTGCTGGCAGTAGTGCCATGTGTTCCTTCAATAAGATCAATGGAATTCCTTCTTGTGCAGATCCCCAGCTCTTGAAAAACACTGTTAGGGGTGAATGGAATCTCAATGG ATATATTGTTGCAGATTGTGATTCTATACAAGTACTATTTGAAAGCCAGATGTATGTTAAAACCCCTGAGGATGCAGTAGCATATGTACTAAGATCAG GGTTGGACTTGGATTGTGGACATTATTATACAAACTATTTACTACCTGCAGTTGTAAAAGGAAAGGTAAAAGAGTCAGATATAGACAGAGCTCTTGTATATACCTATACTACTTTGATGAGGTTAGGTTTCTTTGATGGAAGTAAAGAATATGCAAGCCTTGGGGCTAAGGATGTGTGTACACCTGAGCATCAAGAGCTTGCAGTTGAAGCAGCTAGGCAAAGCATTGTGCTTCTTAAGAATGATGGATCATTGCCCTTGTCCACCTCCAACATAACAACCCTAGCTGTGATTGGACCCAATGCAAACGCCACCCAAGTTATGATAGGCAACTATGCAG GTATTCCTTGTAAGTATACATCCCCTATTGATGGTTTGGAGAAATATGCCAAGATAGACTACAAACCTGGTTGCTATGATGTTGCTTGTGGGGATACTAGTTTAATACCATCAGCAGTGGAGGCTTCAAGGAAAGCAGATGCTACTGTGTTAGTGGTGGGATATGATCTAACATTTGAGGCTGAAGGAAACGATAGAGAAGACCTCCTCTTACCTGGGCAACAACAAAAACTTGTGGCTCAAGTTGCATCTGCTTCTAAGGGCCCTGTTATtcttgttgtcatgacaggaagtGCTGTTGACATTTCTTTTGCACAAAAATCTAGCAATATAGCAGGGATCCTATGGGTGGGATACCCTGGGCAAGGAGGTGGTGATGCCATTGCTCAACTAATTTTTGGAACACATAGTCCAG GGGGTCGTCTTCCAATGACATGGTATCCTAATCAGTATGCAGAGATAGTGAATATGACAAACATGCACATGAGAGCCGATTTAGCAACACAATATCCTGGGAGAACCTATAGATTTTACACAGGGAACACATTGTATCCTTTTGGGTATGGACTTAGTTACACCAGCTTTGAATACACCATCAAGTCTCCTTCTTCCCAGTTCCTTAAAGTGCACTTGCCTAAAAACCAAAAATGTTACTCATTATTTGAATCTTTAGGAGAACCAGTTTCCAATTGCCCTTCAATTCGCTTAGAGGATGAGTCTTCTAAGAAACTATGTAAGGACTTGGAAGTTGAGATACAAGTTGAAATAAAGAACAATGGAACTAGAGATGGTAGTGAAGTAGTATTACTATATGTTGTGCCTCCATCAGGATTGGGTGGAGCTCCTGTGAAACAACTCATAGCCTTCCAAAGAGTGTTTCTAACGGTTGGAAACAGTAAAGTTGTCGTAATGAAGATCAATGCTTGTGATAGCTTGGGTTTGGTGGACAATGCAGGTTACAAGATATTGCCAGCAGGAACACATACCTTGATGATTGGACAAGATTCTACCAATGTTATTGCCACTTTCCTCCCTACTTCTCCTCTTATTGTTGTCTAA